In the Halichoerus grypus chromosome 4, mHalGry1.hap1.1, whole genome shotgun sequence genome, one interval contains:
- the LOC144381536 gene encoding uncharacterized protein LOC144381536, with protein sequence MPSPPPPGGRKTHNSEQLPKSRAPEILGVLSTHVSHKHSSYKAGQHSLCILILEDRSVTTLLRKERDAGKAYYATAAALTAAKASLKLGLRPARTGRQTWRGRSERQPGTTGGSAGCTVRGRRVGGRPHGQRGHDTAACGGTTAPPGADDGAASVDRGAAGAGSRRCRAPQPARRPAGSRGKSPAPQDRGGGVPLARTASRDAPLAAPGRAAPAPPGARPRPPGAQQSGAAPPAGRSLPTSPARLTPDGPRRRAASGGGSGPGPGGGRGGRAQGSARDKLPRPPRSPPLGRAAPPSRAPLPEPRPAAARGWARGAPGPRRPAETSSRPALAPGHTPPAPAPSPPGARSTPSGASSSVAPGPRAPGDRAPVAGAAAGPTGTGEPRAAAARAAAAPSSRGAHAEVPARRPKWDIRYIVGIPRASRDPASRVTLGRIPARAGRLRPWLLGGRPAPPRRRFLPPGRGRQRPPPPARGLPADSCGPFCHFVTHPQLQYCRFDCTGIKVGNSVVKATVFLSVSHQPWRRKSFLCKEELGLRDGYFNC encoded by the exons ATGCCGTCACCCCCACCGCCAGGAGGCCGAAAAACACACAACAGCGAGCAGCTTCCAAAGAGCCGCGCTCCTGAGATACTTGGGGTTTTAAGCACTCATGTGTCCCACAAACATTCCAGTTATAAAGCCGGCCAGCACAG TCTCTGCATTCTTATTTTGGAAGATCGTTCTGTTACTACCTTATTACGaaaggaaaga GACGCAGGAAAGGCGTATTATGCAACGGCCGCCGCTCTCACGGCCGCGAAGGCGTCCCTGAAGCTCGGGCTGCGACCCGCGAGGACCGGGAGGCAAACTTGGAGAGGTCGGAGCGAGCGCCAGCCCGGCACCACCGGGGGCTCTGCGGGCTGCACCGTCCGTGGCAGGCGGGTCGGGGGACGACCGCACGGCCAGCGGGGGCACGACACCGCGGCCTGTGGAGGGACGACCGCACCGCCCGGGGCGGACGACGGCGCGGCCTCTGTGGACCGCGGTGCAGCGGGCGCGGGATCCCGACGCTGTCGGGCCCCCCAGCCGGCACGGCGCCCGGCCGGGTCTCGGGGTAAAAGCCCAGCTCCCCAGGACCGTGGAGGCGGGGTACCCCTGGCGCGGACGGCCTCTCGGGACGCCCCGCTCGCCGCCCCGGGCCGGGCCGCTCCAGCCCCGCCGGGAGCCCGGCCGCGGCCGCCCGGCGCACAACAAAGCGGCGCAGCCCCGCCGGCCGGGCGCTCGCTCCCAACTTCCCCGGCTCGGCTGACTCCGGACGGCCCGCGACGACGCGCGGCCAGCGGAGGCGGCTCCGGGcccgggccgggcgggggccgTGGGGGCAGGGCGCAGGGCTCCGCTCGGGACAAACTTCCTCGGccgccccgctccccgcccctcGGCCGGGCCGCCCCGCCGAGTCGGGCGCCCCTCCCGGAGCCGCGGCCCGCAGCGGCCCGAGGGTGGGCGCGGGGCGCCCCGGGGCCCCGCCGGCCCGCGGAAACTTCCAGCCGCCCCGCCTTGGCCCCTGGCCAcacgccccccgcccctgccccttcACCTCCTGGGGCGCGGTCTACACCCTCCGGGGCGTCCTCGTCCGTGGCTCCGGGGCCTCGCGCGCCGGGGGACCGGGCGCCAGTGGCTGGAGCGGCTGCTGGCCCCACGGGTACGGGGGAgccccgggcggcggcggcgcgggcggcggctgCTCCATCTTCCCGGGGCGCTCACGCCGAGGTTCCAGCGCGCAGACCCAAGTGGGACATTCGCTACATTGTTGGCATTCCACGGGCGTCACGTGACCCCGCCTCCCGCGTCACTCTCGGCCGCATACCAGCCCGGGCGGGGCGCCTGCGGCCCTGGCTGCTCGGCGGCCGGCCCGCTCCGCCCCGCCGCCGCTTCCTGCCTCCCGGTCGCGGCCGCCAGCGCCCGCCGCCACCTGCCCGCGGCCTCCCCGCCGACTCTTGCGGACCTTTTTGCCACTTTGtcacccacccccagctccagtaTTGCCGCTTCGACTGCACTGGTATAAAAGTTGGTAACTCTGTCGttaaagccactgttttcttaaGCGTCTCACACCAGCCCTGGCGAAGAAA GTCTTTCCTCTGCAAGGAAGAACTAGGACTTCGTGATGGCTATTTCAACTGTTAA